DNA from Biomphalaria glabrata chromosome 14, xgBioGlab47.1, whole genome shotgun sequence:
AAGCAGTGGACTACTGTTTTGAAATAGTCATTTCTCTTCCCCCTTCCTTCCCATCTATAAgtaccagtaaaaaaaaaataaaaataaagtaagcattcaaatatttattgcaaTTTCATAGTTAGCAGAAACTACCAACTATAATACACAgggtaaataaaacaaaacatctctgaacatagatttataaaacttgGAATCAATGAATCAaggtaaaacattttatgacCATTTCAAAAGTTTATCTCTAGGTGGGTCTGATGTAGAAATCTTGTCACAACATTGCTGGCATTCATTGGAATAAGTGATGACAAGAAAtacaaaactaacaaaaaaaaaaaaaatttgagatcacaaaaaaaaaatgttcaaaaagaAAGATGATCTTCATACACACGCAATTATTGTCATTATGTTTTATGAATAATAAATTGAATTGTGACAAAATGATGTGAATTCAAAGCCATTCATGAAAGCTTGAAATCGACTGTGAAGTTATGCCACACATGGTAATAAATAAACAGATTGTAATGGTGGAAATGTCAGAACAAAAATGTGAAAGACGTTGAGACATTATTTACACCCAAATAAATGATGAGCTGTGTTGGGAGAGCTGACATGGGATTCTTCATATCCATTGATTACAAGGATTCTCAACCTTTACACAGATGAATGAACACTGGGACATGTAGCACACTAAATAAGTAATGcacatttaacatttttcatGTTGACCAGATAGAGAAATGATCACAACAGATGGCCATGACTGACCACTAGAGAGATGACCATAGGTTACCACCAACGCTGAGTAAACCACAGATTAAACATAAAGCCAAACCAAATGTTACATATAAAGTCACATCCAATATGCTCTGCAGATACAGTACATAGCCACATGTAATACAGTTATCCATGCAGACATTGCAATGGCTATTACTTTGAAGGTTACCCATGTCAACACTGGTGGGAGGTAATCCATGTCAATTAAGGGAGGCAATAAATTTCAATACAATATTGTCGagtcaaaatataataattataaatagtacAAACAAAGGAatgtggtttaaaaaaaatactccaaaataaataaaaacaaagtgtaTTAGAGGTTTAGTTACATGAGAGTTAAATGTATCAATCAGACAGATGTTTAGCTAATTGTGTCTGTTAAAAATTGAACTGATTTCAGTTGTTTGCCTTAataattcaatatttttatgAAGCTAAAAACGCAATGCTATATCAAAAAGTGGAAAAGCATTTAATTCTGAAACTTTCTAGCAATGGGAAACAAAAATATAGGTCAGTGCCTAAATTACTTTTGCAGATGCTCTCTTTATAGATATGaagcaaaaatttttttaaccCGTTTCTAGATATGCGAGCATTGCAGCTGGACATATAACTACTGATCCTAATTCaattcaataaaagaaaaagagtaaTAGCCTTGAaacattaataaagaaaatagttttagaTTGATCTATGTATAAAAAGAGCATTTCATTCTGGAACTTTCtagctatataaaaaaaaaattaataggtcTGTGTCTTAAACTGTATTAATTGTGAAAAAGATTCTCATTTAAAGatataaagcagaaaaaaaaacacttattcTTAGCCAGCAATTCACAGGCTAAATGCTATTGATATGAACCTGTTTCTAAACAAAGAGATGTGGGAGTATTTCAAGACCTGAGGCTTGACATCTGGACATGCAACTACTGATCCTCCatttgaaatacaaaacaattaaattgaaaaaaaaaaacaacaaccttggGTGTTTGCTTTCAAACATTAAtaatgaataaatgttttatatctTCTTTATCATGACTATGCTCTATAGATGGCTATGATCAGAGACATTAAATAACCGCTAGACCAAAAGTTAAAGATTTATTAAGTTAACAAAGGAATGTTGGCCATTTAGgaatgcaaaatatttaaaaaagtaaaaaagtggaaaattaatagaaaaaaaaaagcaacagacATACTAATGTTAACTcaaccaaataaaaacaacactggTTTAAGTAGTAAGGCAGCAACTCTTCTGAACTCACTGACATATACACATGAGCACTGATTTAGTTTTATTCTAGAAACTTCAAGTCagtccacatttttatatgaaataaggaaaaaaataaatcagcTTATCTATTTACAATGATAAAATTATAACAGTTCTGATTCAATacaatattttgatcaaattttCACAACAGCCTCTCTGTAGcatattttatttcaacaaaTGAACATCCAAAATAGAAGTACAACCTTAGGGTAATGAATACAATGATTTTAAAGAGTGGAAAGATTAAGATGATGGGCAGTGGTAAGCTTTAACAgcaagacttttaaaaaaaagttaacgcCAAAATAGTTTCAACCCAGACAGAATTTCAACCCAGACAGTAGTTTCCTTATTCTTTGATTTCTCTTACAGCACCAAGAACTGTTTAGAAAACTTACAGCAATAACCTGCaggaatatattttctttttacttgtaAGTCAATGTACATACAGTCTACTGGTACAGTTTTATAGGTCCTGGGGAAATGTTGGTATTTCAGGAAATCATCATCTCAAAGAGATTGATATATGTAGTTTTTAGacaatatttctttctaaagcCTCATCTGACAAAACCAGATTTCAAATCAAGCTACTCAATAAGGCATTCacatactcagacacaaagacatTCATATCAGTGATTCTTCAACTTTGGAGATTCATGAACCACATATAGTTCATTTGTTAAGTCACAGAGCACAACTGAAAACTGTGCCTTTTATAAGTTGTATATATTAGATATGAATCAAATAACACCAGGTAGACAATATGAATCACAAAGCAAGAGGGTCACATCCACCTTAAGACAAGGGAGGAAGTTGGTTGCTGATCACTGTAACTTTTAGTTGTCCACACAACAACTACTTTACAATGAGTGTAACATCTACACCAAAAGGACCAAAGCACTAAATGCAATGCAAGTTTGAATACAACTGACATAAAAGAAGAAAGGTCCAGCTAAGATTGGGCTATATAATAAATTGTTTGACATGCATGCATGGAGAAACTAGCCAGGTAAGCAAGCACTTGGTCAACAAGCTGTTCCAGTTTCCTCTTCCAGCCAAGCTACAATTTTCCCTTCCCAACCAGGCAATATGTCATCATCATTAGACAACTGTGGACAAAACAGTTTTCAGAAgtgaaaataaatagaaaaacaagcaaaatacaaattGTGTATCAATCAGAAGATGTAGAGATAACATTTGTACTTTCTAAAAGACAACACTTTCATGAAGTCAATTTGTTGAAAGTTAAAAAGAAACTAAACTATAACCAAAAAAATcccaaagagaaaaaaaaaagttaatgttgAAAGTGATTTAGTAATTTGTCTAAATTCTTCAAAGCTACTGCTGTTGCTTTTATTCCTATCTTTAGGTTCTGTAAACAATGGGTCGAGTAAAACAATGAAAACTTTCTCTTTGATAGTTGAATACAAAATCAAATTCTATACGAGTTCCAGAAGCAACAAGTAGAGctgaaagaaatgaaatatcttAGGGTGCTGTGGACTACAAATTGCAATGTCTTGGCTTTGCATGGCCTGGTCTAAATTATACAACTGACACTTcagattacaaaaatatttacaactGAAATGGTTACACCACTAAAGGGTTTTCTATTTTTCACAATGGTCTGGGGTTAATTCAAGTTGAAGAATCCCAAGATGTTGTGGCTTAAAAGGGTTAGGAACAAAGAATATCTTATAAAGAGGGactaaaagaaatttaatttaacaGCATGAAGAAGCTCATGCCAAAATTACCACTGGCTACTAACCTCTTCTTTAACAGACCCATACTCTGGATCCAAAGCTTTGAAGAAGTAATGGTACAAATTGGAATCTGGTATCACACATTTTAAGTCTCTCAATCGGATTTCTCCCAATCTGAGAacagagagaaaataagaacTAAATCTAACAGTTATTtatgaaatacaaaacaaaacaactgaaaaTGGGATCAAATCTTAACACAAATtcattttaagaaacaaaacagcTCAAGAGTCACATATCAAAATGGGAAGATGCTAAAGGGAGGCTACACTGCCGTAAACCCAAAGTAAAGAGAAAAACAGAGTTGTGCTAGCAAATGAAACTTTCTGATGAAAATGACATTTGACACCAAAGTGGAGAGTGGACCTGAATACATTATGAAGTATATTTGTGCTGATGCTGGAGACAGGGAAAAATGGTTAAAGATTTTGAATGTTGATTAAAATTGTTTGCTGAGATTACTCTTAATTggtaaaaactaatttaaaataagGTTTTAAAGTTTAAGTGTTACACATTTAATTTGTTAGTAgctgttttaaatattaatctAAGTGAAAAGTACATTTAGTTaaggaagattattacattattttctacTAATTTGTGTAAAAAGTCACTGatattattacaaatataaaaaaaattcagatcaATAAACAATCTTAAGAAGCATAATAAATTTGTATGTTAAGAACGTTTCTGCATTCAGACACAGGTATGATAGAAAAATACATTAACACCAActgtttcataaataaaaacaaaatgcttgCTACTGTTTCATAATTATATGAGGAATATAAACTTTGATGTAATCCATTATCAAAAGattcaataatttataagtACAGATGCAGATTAATTAAAGTGCTAAAGCTAGGACATGACCTAGGACTTACTTTTTCCTAATCAAGCAGGTAAAAGGCTTGTCAGAGTTGGAAATGTAGTagatgacattagttggaagTGGCTCAGTTGGGCTTGGGGATGTACCTTTAGCACGGCTACCTGAAACAGTTAAATCTATTGGAAGGGAGGAGAATGAGTGATTCAAATGGTGATGATAAtgacacataaatacattaatttgtttataGTCAAAGTATAGAAGAGAGAGTGTAATTGAGAATTGATAAAGGGTGACACTGACATTTGTTAATATTAATGTGTTTACGGTCACAGCACAAGCACAGTACATTAACAAACTACAGTAGAACATCTACTGTTGAAAATACAGCTTACTACTTCAGACTCCACTGGCTTCCTATGAGAATCAGAAGTAATTTTTGTCAGATCCAATTTGGTCATCATTAGAATCATGAACTCTCATTTTACATCCAGGAAATCTAGTTTTTTCCACTGTTTCATTAAGAAAATACCTTTTCCATTTACAGCCAGAGGGTATGGATGTCACTCCCTTTTAAACTTAGATAAACTCCATGACTCATTACTTCCAAGAAGAACACTAAATCCCAACTAGTGtagaataaaatgtattttgttttgactCTATTGAATTTGAAAAAGATTTCATTCTTGCAAAGAAGGTTATTAGGTTCCTGTAATGCATTAAGTCCTATTAAAGCCATATAAGAAAAGCATTGTGCCAATAAAATTTGACCACAATGTAGCACACAATAAACACAGTCAAATGTTCAATTGACCACAGCATGAATACACATACAATTAGAAATACTGATATATAAATACATGCCTGAACAGAGTTCACAGATATAGAGTttatttcaataacattttttttttactaacagcaataaatacaatgaaaagattattaaagaaaaaaaaaaggttagcaTATGATTTTGCAGAAGGTTATGAAGGGAGATTCTATTGCACAAACTTGGAGGTATTTCCAACACATGCTTttagaaaattataaaaagtGTCAAGCATTTAAAATTCCTTGCTAAGCCAGCCacctaacaaaaatatttttgtgtgcattctctttttaaaaactgaATAGTTCAAAGGTCACTTTTGTGAAAGATATTTCCAAAATATTCAAGCAGGGTGAAAAAGACAATGAAGTCCAATGTTCAAGGTTGTTTTGTTCAAGAAGGTAGATAAATAACAAAGGCTACCAGTCAGAGACACTAAAAATGATACATCTTGTTAAAAAAGTTAGTGTCAAACAGCAAATCAAAGTTCATGTTCCATCACTTCAATAAATGAAATGATGATACaaagcaattgaaaaaaaaaagtcagcaaTAAGTAAAGTAACTACAAGGTAATAGAGAGATAAAATCTTGGCTTAAGTAAAGTAGTTGAAAGTCAGACTAAAGTAAAGTTTCGACTCCAatcatgaaacaaaataaactgaCCATTCAAGACAGGAATCTGTGACTTCCCTCCTCTTCCAGGACTGCCTTTACTTGGGAGGCTGGAAGGATTGAATTGTTTGCTTAGCTGAACTCTGGTCACACTCTGCTGGACAACCTGCAAGTGTCCATTGATTCTTATTTCATCAACTTATTTatacaaaactaaataaaaaaaaaaacatatttttttctttcatttcactTTGAAACAAAGGGCTCTGTAATTTGCAAATTTGAACCAATAGTTACATTTGCTATCATTTTCTAAGTATTTGAGGGTGACTTGAAAGATTTGTAAATAactcagatttaaaaaaataaaagaggaaaaaaatagaacatgtttgtatatagtttttaaagataccaattaagaagaaaaaaaaagctgacatAATATTGTTTCAAATGCTTAGCTGACATAATATTGTTTCAAATGCTTCGCTGATATAATATTGTTTCAAATGCTTCGCTGacataataatgtttcaaatgcCTCGCTGatataatattatttcaaaTGCTTAGCTGATATAACTTTGTTTCAAATTCTTCACTGatataatattatttcaaaTGCTTAGCTGATATAATAATGTATCAAATGCTTAGctgatataattttgtttcaaattcttCACTGATATAATATTGTTTCAAATGCTTAGCTGATATAACTTTGTTTCAAATTCTTCACTGatataatattatttcaaaTGCTTAGCTGATATAATAATGTATCAAATGCTTAGctgatataattttgttttaaatgcttAGCTGATATAATAATGTATCAAATGCTTAGctgatataattttgttttaaatgcttAGCTGATATAATAATGTATCAAATGCTTAGctgatataattttgttttaaatgcttAGCTGATATAATAATGTATCAAATGCTTAGCTGatataataatgtttcaaattcTTCACTGacataataatgtttcaaatgctTCACTGatataataatgtttcaaatgctTCACTGatataataatgtttcaaaggcTTCTTTTCAATGCAACTACCATACCCCTCCTCCTCTCCAAACAGGAGACCCCCGACCTGGAGAGCTGGAGGTGACCCGATGTTGTGGAGTCCTCGGTGTCACTCGCAAAGGTTCTCTGGCTATGACTTTCTTTGCTCTTGGGGAACCGGTTGGTTTTGACATTGGTGATTTGACTTTGCCTGGGTTCTGTGGATTTCAGACATATTTGTGCATTTTATTACATAAAGAAATTTGACTTCTGAGTGTTTACATCAAAAGATATACcaaaataagaacaaaaaacagTAGACATCAATATAATTCAAAAGATAAGAAGATACATTGGCCAAGCATTTAGAAGAGTGAAAGCTTAGCCATCACTTCTCTGTGTGTCTACTGCATTGCACAAATAGCTTCGATAacctaagtgtgtgtgtgtgtggggggggggttgagttcAAGTTCTGATGTAGActaagaatttcaaatttgaaatttaaagTAAGCTGAGTTGTGTTAGCTGAGCACCTAAAGAGAGCACTGAAATCTTCAAGATACCCCTACTTCACATTTTTCAAAGAGAATGAACTTGAATGCACTTAGCATGCCATACAAGCATGAAGTGATGCAATAAAAAACTGAGAACTGGCCACAACAAAAGTACAGCTTTGTTTTCATCCTTTTTGCAGAGAaagaaatattataaagtgaaACTCTAGCATGACACTTTGATGAAGGATCTCAGGGCAGTGGACAGTAGCTGGAAATATTGCTAGAGACCAATTTCTCTCGAGACAGCTTGCAGCCCAATGTGCAAACAGAATAGGTGGATCTAAGTTTAAGTAAGTCTTTAGAATCTGAactaataaggtttgtctttgagtccgaagattaatgaggaatgcaatatttcccatggctacacagccccagctatgacctacatatttaaacattttaagtaATAGAAAGAACTAGTTGACAAATGTTCATAAAAAGTGGAAAAATTTTACTTTGACCACAAACACTATCAAGGGATATCAAAGAGAAatttataaacaatttttaatcAGCCTATGAATAAATATTAAAGATTTTTCCCTATAAGACCATTAACATCTAAACACAGTGTAACTATTTACCAATGAAAGCCCAACTGGTACACCAGTCATTGAGCCATTGATGTGGACCTTGTCTAGCAGTCTTGACAGGCCATTCTCCAGGGAGTCCATCAGAGCATTCCCAGGATCTTCAAAAGATATCTGTGTTCTAGCCTGTTTGAAATTATCTCTAAGTATCTCCAGTTCTGCTAACTAGAAAAATAGAACATATGCAAATAAAAAGCACCAAAAATCaactaataacaataataataatatggcaatgtcttcaatcCTGAAAATTAAGGAAGAGCGCAGTGTTACACATGGCCACAGACCCAGTTGTGATCTGCATATTTTCCACAGCAGATGCTGGCAAAGTTGTTGTCCGCcaggggtctatttaagttttctttacatCTTCTGGGCCAGTCTTCTACAAGGGTTTTTCTTAGGGCCTCAAATATTTGTCCCACAGCCTTTGTGAGAGTTCTCTAAATGTCTCTTCCAGAGGTCATCTGATGCCAGCTATTTTCCTCTATGCCAATGAGGGCAAAATGGCACTTGTGTTGATCTTTATAAGCTCTCAGGACACCTCTGTTATGCCATCCTCCTTAAGCTCTCCAAAAAGATCACCTTTGGCAGACCATTGTCCCCCATAGAGTTAAATGTCCAACCCAGTGCAGCTATTGAATAGTAAGTaatgcttctatactgtccacactaGCCTTTAGCAGAACGTGTTTAATTTTAAGGTATTGCCAGTGTATGTCCATAATGGAGATAATGGAGTGAAGGCACCTTTGACTGAAGTGTTCGAGCCTTAGATGCCTTCTATAGAGAACCCACTAAAAAAGTAGTGAGAACCACTgattggtagacactgatttttgtaggcaggtggAGCAATTTATTCCTCTATACTCTCATTTGAAGGCAAGTAGATATACACTAAAAACTACTTAGGTAAAAGTGTGGGAAAGtttaagaaaaaagagaaagcaaTATGAAGAAATGTCTTGACAAAATAGTGGAAATCTATAAAttacataagaaattaaaaagagGTAGACTGGGAAataggaccaaaaaaaaaaccaatgttGAAGATCGTTGTTGCCAACTTATAATCCAACTTACTTTGTGCTATGAGAGAAAGAGCTTAGAAATTTGACTGAGTGCTTTTTAAATGACATAGCTATCAGCACGTCCATTGTCTGTAGACCTGACAGGAAACTGTGCAGTTCATAGAATCATTTGtacacttaaaataaaatcacaatAACTGACAGATACTGCCTGCTTTCTCTTTGATGTCATCCTCAATTTGTCTCCATTCACCAAAGTGTTTACCATGGGTTTCAATATTTGACCACAGATaaaagtacattaaaaaaactcTTAGATTTTGTCAATGAAAAATccggaccaaaaaaaaatgctttcatTGGTAAAACTAAACACCAAGAAAACTTGACCCTAATTTCAGCACTATTCTCTAGCATAGCAAACCTAAACGAAGATTAAATTTGGAATCATTTCTCTAACAATATTTCTAAATCTACACAAACTCACATCAGATCTGTCTCCAACTTTGTGATCAAACCTCTCCATGTGATTGTTTTGTTCATTCTGTATAGTGGCTGCATGATCTCGTTTCAACAACTCCTTCTGTGGACAAACAAATGTGAAGTGGAAACATCATTTGTTACACAATAAACACTTGACTTGGGAATACAAAGTGGAGAAAAGGGAACCTCAAACTATAACTCTAAACAATTGTGGACAGGAATAAGCGATATAAACTCTACCTGACAACTCAAAGACGAGCTATTTAACTATGAAAAAGAATTCCTTTACATgagcaaaagaaaaagaattccTATCAATGAGAAAAAAGAATCAACTTTTTCCATGCTTGAGAAAGAAAAATTtatcatatattttaaaatatcaagttATTCATTTCATGTTCCATAAGCTTACCCTTAAATCACTGATCAATTTGTCTTTCTCCTCAACCTGTCTCACGTAGCTTTTCTGAtgcacaaacaaaaaatgaataaaactaTTAAGCAAGATAATAGTGagagtaaaaataaaagttttcaaGAATTCTCCTAAGTAGGACTtcattatcttctcttttcaaCTAACTTGTGCTTGGTAATACACACTAGAAAagacttttaatttttgtacATTCAAAAGAGACAGTAAACATGCTACAttcaaataacaaaatattttgtactAACCAGCAAGTTTCAATGAATTAAAAGTTGGCTATCTTTAGTcataaaatatatttggttGATATTATTAGTTAAAGTAAACATATTTATAGgagtaaaaagtaaattatcCATTTCAGACCTAGTGTCCTAAGGGACAGATGATAGAAgacagttaacaagggtatcatgtgaccagcacaatgaccaaccatctttattttctccaactaatgtcagatacccattaggaTTGAGTGGATTATTTCAGGagtgtcctaaaaatccagaaattaaaaaatatatcccaATTTTCctgagattcgaacctgggaatccttggttcagaagctaagcactttaccactcatccaccatgCCCCTATTTAAAGTTGTAAGTTAGAACAATATCAGTACTATTCAAGAAAGACAATTTAAGAAAACAACCAAATATCTATTACATACCTTGACATCAGACAAAATCTGTTCACGCTCACTCAATTGCTTCTTCAGTGTTTCCTTTTTACCAAAGAATTGTTAATACCCAAAATTAGCATTAAGACTATAATGTCAAAAAGTTAAAATGAGACTAATACCAATTACTTAAGATTATTTGCTGGTCTacacattttcatttcattgatGAATCGAcaagaagactttttttttcaaaacactgctaaataaataaaaaaaaaaggtgacaaaTACTGACTGTCTCCAATGCCagtgtttctttagccaactcTAATGTCATGAGCTCAGACTTCACAGACGACAACTGACTCTCTTGTTCTGCAAGTCTATGCTGTAAGGCAGCCTAAGGAATAACATGATTTAGACAAGTTATAATATTTTACCAAGAGTGTTTACAAAGACATCATAGTAGCTGACAGACACAAGTCTTATACAGTTCACAAtggaaagaggttctatccaaggcaaaagacagagaggaatggagaaagacgattgAGATCATGTTTGGTGCCCCAGTgtttcaacagactaaggaataaaTAAAGGAATATAAGCTTATTGCTAATATTTTCCTTTAAGAGAATTGATGTTTAGTTTACAATTTGAATATCTAATTTATTCCTAATAATGGAGAATTTTACTTAGTTGGTCTACTACAGTACTCTGCTCTTGGGTTGTGATATAAAAGGGAGGTAAACATTGGCATGAATAAAATGGAATGAGTACCTTTGTGCCATAGAGTTCTctacattcattttttattttgttgttctcTACCCTCAATGTTTCTGCTATCTCTTCATTGTGTAACACTCTGGCCTTCAGGATTGTCTGAAATTTATACAAACACAAGTTTTCAGTGACTGTTTTTTACTATGCAGTAATGTGAAAGTTCATGACATCAAGACTTTATTATATTTGTCACAAAACTCCAGTGCAAAGCTCTCAGCTTcttggatgacaaaagtggttatCAATGAACCACGATGTaggaactatatatatatatattttatatttagattttgttcactGCATATTGTTGTATGAGTATGCTTACTCTTCACAATTACACACAGGAAATAAAAGaatataagaagaaaaaaaaaagacactactGGATAGAAGAAGAAATGTATGGTGTATAATAACCTAAATACtagagcactttaaaaaaattacattataacaatattaagagggttaaaataaataattaaatacaaaaaaaataaacttaaaagtaacaataaataaaaaagaatataagtTAGTGAGATATGAAAATAGCCATATGCTCAAAAAGAATCAGCCAAAAACTATGTTTCCTTTCATTAAATGCCTAAATAATCAGAATGTGTTAGCAATTCAATGAACTCAAAATAATTACATAGCAGCTTACTAAACATTCAACACACGTTTGACATCAAATTTTGTGATATCAGCATTAGATCAAAGTTTATCATTGATTTCTAATTGCACAACAGCTGAGAAAGTCAAATTTGAAACTTACAATAGTTTCCATAATATTTGAGCTCTGAGCCACACCAGATACAAGAGGTTCACTGGGGGTATTCTCTCCATTTAGAAGCTGGAAAATACAAAGACATCTCAATTCTAGTCAACAAAACATAGGGTGTGACCTTAGCTCAATACCAACTAAAATAGTTCTTTCCTGCCAGATCAACAAAAAAGATCTTTATTTGCTAGTGTGTATTGGCTTATGATACTTCCATGCATATTATGTTCTGTGATGTGTTACAGAACTCACTAGGTCATGGAGCTGGAACAGCATTTGGTGGGTGTCCTTGATAGAGTCCACAATCTCAGTGTAACCAGAGTCCACCATGGCATCACTTTCACAGGAAGTTACCATTACTGCACCTGCTGCCAGGAATAAAAAGAGGGCATCGATGGGTTTGTATGTCACTGATCAATTAATATGTTTCAAGTATGTTTTGTCaggaaaataacaaaattgttTCCATGTAGTGAGCTcaatgaacttaaaaaaaaagttagtaattcttttctcagcaatatacatAACTGTTGAGAAAAATTGTTAGAGCTgcttttgagatcagcgtccaggttCTGTCCTCCATGAAGTTTTGACTTGAATagaagtattgtaaaaataGGTACAGCAGCATAGAAACCATTTAAAtaataagcaaaaaaaattgGTATACTGGTCTGTTAGCCTTAATTCTCAGATACTCTGAACACCTATCTACTCATTAACCCTTTTAAAAACTGTTGAAAATTTAGCTTCTGTAAAACATCTATCCAGTTCAAATTTAATGAATATACATTAGAGTCTCATGGAATGCTAgttaacaaagttttaactAAGAAGTATTGGCTCAAAGTCTTTGCAGCTTTATACCTTTGTTACTTCCAGCTACTGCCAACAATCCTTCCATTGAGGACGATGGCTCAGTGAGATACAGACTAGCTCTAGGGCTGGCATTGTGACTAGAGACAGGGCTACTGCTTGCACTGGCACCTTCCAGCTCAGCACGACAATCAATCTTCAGA
Protein-coding regions in this window:
- the LOC106077008 gene encoding dixin-like isoform X2 — translated: MLPSVKNARKSRYPSGSPARACEDAQILVEWQKQLTAYVAWVNSQLKKKPGAHLVEDLRNDVRDGVALIDLIQVIANEEIEGAHPAPSTYSQMKENVDKVLLFMSAHKIKMHHITTRDIVEGNLKAIMRLVLALAAHYKPNSVRHSSQANKQNTGIAGIAQGAAATLTEARRNASRAGHRYRRRRQREDSSDMMCSDSDHSQNYGSSQKKSTSSSNFSQSQHHYHHQHSHHRHTDQRLVGEGESGLKIDCRAELEGASASSSPVSSHNASPRASLYLTEPSSSMEGLLAVAGSNKGAVMVTSCESDAMVDSGYTEIVDSIKDTHQMLFQLHDLLLNGENTPSEPLVSGVAQSSNIMETITILKARVLHNEEIAETLRVENNKIKNECRELYGTKAALQHRLAEQESQLSSVKSELMTLELAKETLALETETLKKQLSEREQILSDVKKSYVRQVEEKDKLISDLRKELLKRDHAATIQNEQNNHMERFDHKVGDRSDLAELEILRDNFKQARTQISFEDPGNALMDSLENGLSRLLDKVHINGSMTGVPVGLSLNPGKVKSPMSKPTGSPRAKKVIAREPLRVTPRTPQHRVTSSSPGRGSPVWRGGGVVQQSVTRVQLSKQFNPSSLPSKGSPGRGGKSQIPVLNDLTVSGSRAKGTSPSPTEPLPTNVIYYISNSDKPFTCLIRKKLGEIRLRDLKCVIPDSNLYHYFFKALDPEYGSVKEELSNDDDILPGWEGKIVAWLEEETGTAC
- the LOC106077008 gene encoding dixin-like isoform X4, which produces MTSAWSRYYIRYNGIFRKQLTAYVAWVNSQLKKKPGAHLVEDLRNDVRDGVALIDLIQVIANEEIEGAHPAPSTYSQMKENVDKVLLFMSAHKIKMHHITTRDIVEGNLKAIMRLVLALAAHYKPNSVRHSSQANKQNTGIAGIAQGAAATLTEARRNASRAGHRYRRRRQREDSSDMMCSDSDHSQNYGSSQKKSTSSSNFSQSQHHYHHQHSHHRHTDQRLVGEGESGLKIDCRAELEGASASSSPVSSHNASPRASLYLTEPSSSMEGLLAVAGSNKAGAVMVTSCESDAMVDSGYTEIVDSIKDTHQMLFQLHDLLLNGENTPSEPLVSGVAQSSNIMETITILKARVLHNEEIAETLRVENNKIKNECRELYGTKAALQHRLAEQESQLSSVKSELMTLELAKETLALETETLKKQLSEREQILSDVKKSYVRQVEEKDKLISDLRKELLKRDHAATIQNEQNNHMERFDHKVGDRSDLAELEILRDNFKQARTQISFEDPGNALMDSLENGLSRLLDKVHINGSMTGVPVGLSLNPGKVKSPMSKPTGSPRAKKVIAREPLRVTPRTPQHRVTSSSPGRGSPVWRGGGVVQQSVTRVQLSKQFNPSSLPSKGSPGRGGKSQIPVLNDLTVSGSRAKGTSPSPTEPLPTNVIYYISNSDKPFTCLIRKKLGEIRLRDLKCVIPDSNLYHYFFKALDPEYGSVKEELSNDDDILPGWEGKIVAWLEEETGTAC
- the LOC106077008 gene encoding dixin-like isoform X1: MLPSVKNARKSRYPSGSPARACEDAQILVEWQKQLTAYVAWVNSQLKKKPGAHLVEDLRNDVRDGVALIDLIQVIANEEIEGAHPAPSTYSQMKENVDKVLLFMSAHKIKMHHITTRDIVEGNLKAIMRLVLALAAHYKPNSVRHSSQANKQNTGIAGIAQGAAATLTEARRNASRAGHRYRRRRQREDSSDMMCSDSDHSQNYGSSQKKSTSSSNFSQSQHHYHHQHSHHRHTDQRLVGEGESGLKIDCRAELEGASASSSPVSSHNASPRASLYLTEPSSSMEGLLAVAGSNKAGAVMVTSCESDAMVDSGYTEIVDSIKDTHQMLFQLHDLLLNGENTPSEPLVSGVAQSSNIMETITILKARVLHNEEIAETLRVENNKIKNECRELYGTKAALQHRLAEQESQLSSVKSELMTLELAKETLALETETLKKQLSEREQILSDVKKSYVRQVEEKDKLISDLRKELLKRDHAATIQNEQNNHMERFDHKVGDRSDLAELEILRDNFKQARTQISFEDPGNALMDSLENGLSRLLDKVHINGSMTGVPVGLSLNPGKVKSPMSKPTGSPRAKKVIAREPLRVTPRTPQHRVTSSSPGRGSPVWRGGGVVQQSVTRVQLSKQFNPSSLPSKGSPGRGGKSQIPVLNDLTVSGSRAKGTSPSPTEPLPTNVIYYISNSDKPFTCLIRKKLGEIRLRDLKCVIPDSNLYHYFFKALDPEYGSVKEELSNDDDILPGWEGKIVAWLEEETGTAC